The Candidatus Koribacter versatilis Ellin345 genome has a segment encoding these proteins:
- the ftsZ gene encoding cell division protein FtsZ, with the protein MTEKKDLRIQFNEEPTNNAKIKVIGVGGGGTNAVNRMIDAKLEGVEFLVANTDLQALKLSRAPIKLQLGVKLTNGLGAGANPEVGRKAALEDADKIIEALEGADMVFVTTGLGGGTGTGAAPIIASLASEMGALTVGVVTKPFAFEGRRRQSQAERGLDELLESVDTMIVIPNEKLLAVARDAGFFESFRVADDILRQAVQGISDIITIPGIINRDFADVKTIMAGMGYAVMGTATAKGDRRAVEAAQAAIASPLLEAGAIDGARGILINVTGSSTLKLAEVNEASTIIQSAAHEDANIIFGAVLDEKMKDEVKITVIATGFKGEATKHEAHHVSTAQQAIHTARTGFQVKGSTPVINTVPRPPAPDPDPEPEPGPAPMPEPPAPPVQAAAAVPPPPAPEKAKKDFDRDDLDVPAFLRKRGESS; encoded by the coding sequence ATGACCGAGAAAAAAGACCTTCGAATCCAGTTCAACGAAGAGCCGACCAACAACGCGAAGATCAAAGTCATCGGCGTCGGCGGCGGCGGCACCAACGCGGTGAACCGAATGATCGACGCCAAACTCGAGGGCGTCGAGTTCCTGGTCGCCAACACCGACCTGCAGGCGCTGAAGCTGTCGCGCGCACCGATCAAGCTGCAACTGGGCGTGAAGCTGACCAACGGCCTGGGCGCGGGGGCGAACCCCGAAGTCGGCCGCAAAGCCGCGCTCGAAGATGCCGACAAAATCATTGAGGCGCTGGAAGGCGCGGACATGGTCTTTGTGACCACCGGCCTCGGCGGCGGAACAGGCACCGGCGCAGCGCCGATCATTGCCTCGCTGGCGAGCGAGATGGGCGCGCTCACCGTGGGCGTGGTGACCAAGCCCTTCGCCTTCGAAGGCCGCCGACGTCAGTCGCAGGCCGAACGCGGGCTGGACGAACTGCTCGAGTCGGTGGACACCATGATCGTGATCCCCAACGAGAAACTGCTGGCCGTCGCGCGCGATGCCGGCTTCTTCGAGTCATTCCGTGTCGCTGACGACATCCTGCGCCAGGCAGTGCAGGGCATCTCCGACATCATCACCATCCCCGGTATCATCAACCGCGACTTTGCCGACGTGAAAACAATCATGGCCGGCATGGGCTACGCCGTGATGGGCACCGCTACCGCGAAGGGTGACCGTCGCGCAGTGGAAGCAGCACAGGCAGCGATCGCGTCACCGCTGCTTGAGGCCGGCGCCATCGATGGAGCGCGCGGCATCCTGATCAACGTGACCGGATCGAGCACGTTGAAGTTGGCGGAAGTAAACGAGGCTTCGACGATCATCCAGAGCGCTGCGCATGAAGACGCGAACATCATCTTCGGCGCGGTGCTCGACGAGAAGATGAAGGACGAGGTCAAGATCACGGTCATCGCCACGGGCTTCAAAGGTGAGGCTACCAAGCACGAAGCGCACCATGTCTCGACGGCGCAGCAGGCGATTCACACCGCGCGCACAGGTTTCCAGGTCAAGGGCTCGACGCCGGTGATCAACACCGTTCCGCGTCCGCCCGCGCCCGATCCAGATCCTGAACCTGAGCCCGGACCCGCGCCAATGCCGGAACCGCCCGCGCCTCCAGTGCAGGCTGCGGCGGCAGTGCCTCCGCCACCCGCTCCTGAGAAGGCGAAGAAGGATTTCGATCGGGATGATTTGGATGTGCCGGCGTTTTTGCGGAAGCGGGGCGAAAGCAGCTAA
- the ftsA gene encoding cell division protein FtsA has product MGKVQENILTVFDVGSAKTCVLVLDVNDHGFQYRGHGVRESRGTRKGQIVDLEKATAAIQKAVEEAESIAQVPIERGIVGVAGPHIRGINSQGGIALGPRAREVTREDVKMAVERARSIPLPGDREVLHLLPQEFMIDEQNGVHDPAGMMARSLEVRVHVVTAAQSSTQNVVTAMNRAGIHIDDVVFEPLACADSVLRTDEREVGVVLADIGAGSTDVIVYYEGAVVHTAVIPVGGDHFTNDIAIGLPTPLSEAEKIKKQFGCAVVTRIPEPNEVEVPSVGDRPSRLIQQRFLGEILQPRAQELFEMLRDNLRQAGVLELCGAGIVMTGGGARMPALMEVAEDLLRRPGRGSLQARLGYPAPIANMPSELAELEFATTIGLAYYAHRTRLQRSQQQDAGLASRLKSLFARREF; this is encoded by the coding sequence ATGGGTAAAGTTCAAGAAAACATATTGACGGTGTTCGATGTAGGCAGTGCCAAGACCTGCGTGCTGGTGCTCGACGTAAATGATCACGGCTTCCAATATCGCGGGCACGGAGTGCGCGAATCGCGCGGCACTCGCAAGGGCCAGATTGTCGATCTCGAAAAAGCCACCGCGGCCATCCAGAAAGCTGTCGAGGAGGCTGAGTCGATTGCGCAGGTGCCAATCGAGCGCGGCATTGTGGGTGTGGCGGGGCCGCATATTCGTGGCATCAACAGCCAGGGCGGGATCGCCCTCGGACCGCGTGCCCGGGAAGTGACGCGCGAAGACGTGAAGATGGCCGTCGAGCGCGCACGCAGTATTCCTCTGCCGGGCGACCGCGAAGTGCTGCACCTGCTGCCGCAGGAATTCATGATCGACGAGCAAAACGGCGTCCATGATCCCGCGGGCATGATGGCTCGCAGCCTGGAAGTGCGGGTGCACGTTGTGACTGCCGCGCAAAGTTCGACGCAGAACGTCGTCACCGCGATGAACCGCGCGGGCATTCACATTGATGACGTGGTGTTTGAACCGCTGGCGTGCGCGGACTCTGTGTTGCGCACCGACGAGCGCGAAGTCGGCGTGGTGCTGGCAGACATCGGCGCAGGCTCGACGGATGTGATCGTGTATTACGAAGGCGCGGTGGTACATACGGCGGTGATTCCCGTCGGCGGGGATCACTTCACCAACGACATTGCGATCGGCCTTCCGACGCCGCTTTCGGAAGCCGAGAAGATCAAGAAGCAGTTCGGATGCGCCGTAGTCACGCGGATTCCTGAGCCGAACGAAGTGGAAGTGCCGTCCGTGGGTGACCGTCCTTCGCGGTTGATTCAGCAGCGGTTCCTCGGAGAAATCCTGCAGCCACGCGCGCAGGAGTTATTCGAGATGTTGCGCGATAACCTGCGGCAGGCGGGCGTGCTCGAGTTATGCGGGGCCGGGATCGTAATGACCGGCGGCGGCGCGCGCATGCCGGCCCTGATGGAAGTGGCGGAAGACCTTTTGCGACGGCCGGGTCGCGGATCGTTACAGGCGCGACTGGGGTATCCGGCGCCGATTGCGAACATGCCATCGGAGCTTGCAGAGTTGGAGTTTGCCACTACAATCGGACTCGCCTATTACGCTCATCGCACACGTTTGCAGAGAAGCCAGCAACAGGATGCGGGCCTGGCATCGCGGTTGAAGTCGTTGTTTGCGCGGAGAGAATTTTAG
- a CDS encoding cell division protein FtsQ/DivIB gives MARNGNPQFPDERSTATRAKATEPEELDDRFSDLEPEEDSPFLRSQKRVPVRRGPLPSKKAANRVKIALIVLGVLVVIGGVWMALSAYGEHSWRFRLESSDSIEVGGNEHMSRGEITRVFGGDISRNIFAVPLDERKKQVEELPWVESATVMRILPDRIRVQVTERKPVAFAQIGSRVQLIDAHGVLMEMPFSTTNKYSFPVISGMHENEPLSTRSARMKIYQELVKELDASGEHNSKSLSEVDVSDPDDVKVTVEDADGAVLVHLGSQNFADRFHLYVTHLKEWRSQYQHLDSVDLRYDRQVILNPDSHPSAAKPTAPAVAPAVEKPAVAKPAVAKPTAHTSGRRH, from the coding sequence ATGGCCCGCAACGGCAATCCACAATTTCCGGACGAACGTAGCACCGCGACGCGTGCTAAGGCGACCGAACCGGAAGAACTCGATGATCGCTTTTCCGATCTTGAACCGGAAGAGGACTCGCCTTTTCTGCGATCGCAGAAGCGTGTTCCAGTGCGGCGCGGACCGTTGCCATCGAAGAAGGCGGCGAACCGCGTCAAGATTGCGCTGATTGTTCTCGGAGTGCTGGTAGTCATCGGCGGCGTTTGGATGGCGCTCTCGGCTTACGGCGAACATTCGTGGCGCTTCCGGTTGGAGTCGAGCGACAGCATTGAAGTAGGCGGCAACGAGCACATGTCACGCGGAGAGATCACGCGCGTATTCGGCGGCGACATCAGCCGCAACATTTTCGCTGTGCCGCTCGATGAACGTAAGAAGCAGGTTGAAGAACTGCCGTGGGTGGAGTCGGCGACGGTGATGCGCATCCTGCCGGACCGCATTCGCGTGCAGGTGACGGAGCGCAAGCCGGTGGCATTCGCGCAGATTGGATCACGCGTGCAACTGATTGATGCGCACGGCGTGCTAATGGAGATGCCGTTCAGCACCACGAACAAGTATTCGTTTCCAGTGATCTCTGGAATGCATGAGAACGAGCCGCTCTCGACGCGGTCGGCGCGGATGAAAATTTATCAAGAGCTCGTCAAGGAACTCGATGCGAGCGGCGAGCACAATTCAAAGTCGTTGAGCGAAGTGGATGTAAGCGATCCGGACGACGTGAAAGTCACGGTGGAAGACGCGGATGGCGCGGTGCTGGTGCACCTGGGATCGCAAAACTTCGCTGACAGATTTCATCTGTACGTCACGCATTTGAAGGAGTGGCGCAGCCAATACCAACATCTCGATTCGGTGGACCTGCGCTACGACCGGCAGGTGATCCTGAATCCCGACTCGCATCCGAGCGCGGCCAAGCCGACCGCTCCGGCGGTAGCGCCCGCAGTCGAAAAACCTGCAGTGGCGAAGCCTGCCGTTGCGAAACCAACAGCACACACGAGCGGAAGACGGCACTAG
- a CDS encoding lipid-binding SYLF domain-containing protein encodes MRKLSVVLMALALCGIAFAADEQGQVQERVQRAGTVFNEIMSAPDNSIPGNVLEKAKCIAIVPSMVSGGFVVGAKHGRGVATCRTASGWSAPAFFEVTGGSYGLQIGAQKTDLVMLIMNDKGMQQLLSSKFELGGEAGVAAGPVGRQGTAATDWKMDAAVLTYSRSKGVFAGVDLSGAAIKQDDDSTKAFYGKQVSFKDALMGQVPPPAQAKDFLAQIKTATAAQASAAAH; translated from the coding sequence ATGAGAAAGTTATCGGTTGTTTTGATGGCGCTCGCGCTGTGCGGAATTGCGTTCGCGGCAGACGAGCAGGGTCAGGTGCAGGAACGCGTGCAGCGAGCGGGCACGGTGTTCAATGAGATTATGTCGGCTCCCGACAATTCCATTCCCGGCAACGTGCTGGAGAAGGCCAAGTGCATCGCGATCGTCCCGAGCATGGTCAGCGGCGGCTTTGTAGTCGGCGCGAAGCATGGACGCGGCGTCGCTACTTGCCGTACCGCTAGTGGCTGGAGCGCTCCGGCGTTCTTTGAAGTGACCGGCGGCAGCTACGGCTTGCAGATCGGCGCGCAGAAGACCGACCTCGTAATGCTGATCATGAATGACAAAGGCATGCAGCAACTGCTGTCGAGCAAGTTCGAGCTTGGCGGCGAAGCTGGTGTCGCGGCTGGACCAGTAGGACGCCAGGGTACCGCGGCCACCGACTGGAAGATGGATGCCGCAGTGTTGACGTATTCGCGTTCGAAGGGCGTGTTCGCCGGCGTGGATCTTTCCGGCGCAGCGATCAAGCAGGACGACGACTCGACGAAGGCGTTCTATGGGAAGCAAGTGAGCTTTAAGGATGCGTTGATGGGGCAGGTCCCACCTCCGGCACAAGCGAAAGACTTCCTGGCGCAGATCAAGACGGCTACGGCAGCCCAGGCTTCGGCGGCGGCCCACTAA
- a CDS encoding Crp/Fnr family transcriptional regulator — MGSPYGFELVENCLICKLRTDSFFCGLPRPALESLDKIKYTAAYPQGAVLFVEGQMPRGIYMLCKGRVKMSTTSSDGKTLILKIAQPGEVLGLHATVSGSPYEITAETGQPCQLNFIKREDFLRFLQKHGDACLQAAQHLSKDCQSAYQQIRSLGLSHSAPERLARLLLEWTIGFHDQSEVKVKLSLTHEEIAQIIGTSRETVTRVLAEFRKKQIAVLKGSTLTIRNKPALERLVGS, encoded by the coding sequence GTGGGCTCACCTTATGGCTTCGAACTCGTTGAAAATTGTTTAATTTGCAAGCTCCGAACCGACTCTTTCTTCTGCGGACTACCCCGCCCAGCCCTCGAATCCCTCGACAAGATCAAGTACACCGCCGCCTACCCACAGGGCGCCGTATTGTTCGTCGAAGGCCAGATGCCGCGCGGCATTTATATGCTCTGCAAGGGCCGGGTCAAGATGTCCACCACTTCCAGTGACGGCAAGACCCTGATTCTAAAGATCGCGCAGCCCGGCGAAGTGCTCGGCCTCCATGCCACCGTCTCCGGATCGCCTTACGAGATAACCGCCGAGACCGGCCAGCCCTGCCAGTTGAACTTCATCAAACGCGAAGACTTCCTCCGCTTCCTTCAGAAGCACGGCGACGCTTGCCTCCAGGCCGCCCAACACCTCAGCAAAGACTGCCAATCGGCCTACCAGCAGATCCGGTCGCTAGGCCTTTCGCACTCGGCCCCCGAACGCCTCGCGCGCCTGCTTCTCGAATGGACCATCGGCTTCCACGATCAGAGTGAAGTTAAGGTGAAACTCTCACTCACTCACGAAGAGATCGCGCAGATCATCGGCACGTCGCGTGAAACCGTGACCCGCGTCCTCGCCGAGTTCCGCAAGAAACAGATTGCAGTATTGAAGGGCTCCA